In bacterium, a single genomic region encodes these proteins:
- a CDS encoding anaerobic ribonucleoside-triphosphate reductase activating protein — MAGHEQKKIYGIKGFLETSFLDWPGRICAVIFLGGCNFRCPYCHNPDLVLHPEKLQDLAWQELKPRLLELGGWIDGVCITGGEPTLHARLWDLLEEIKALGLHVKLDTNGSRPMVLAELLRRDLVKAISMDVKAPLDSKLYRQAIGVDPPLDAISRSIEILGASSWEIEFRTTLVPGFLDEAQVIQMASFLPQGARYTLQGFKPGRSLDPELDSKREFSQEELSRLTREVKKLRVACA; from the coding sequence GTGGCCGGGCACGAACAAAAAAAGATTTACGGGATCAAGGGCTTTCTGGAGACCTCATTCTTGGACTGGCCCGGCAGGATATGCGCGGTAATCTTTCTGGGAGGCTGCAATTTTCGCTGCCCTTACTGCCACAATCCAGATCTGGTGCTGCATCCAGAGAAACTGCAAGACCTGGCCTGGCAAGAGCTAAAACCACGCCTCTTGGAGCTGGGAGGCTGGATAGATGGAGTATGTATAACAGGAGGAGAGCCCACGCTTCATGCCAGGCTATGGGATCTGCTGGAGGAGATAAAGGCTCTGGGACTTCATGTTAAGCTAGACACCAACGGCTCAAGACCCATGGTGCTGGCCGAGCTTTTAAGAAGGGATTTGGTCAAGGCAATTTCCATGGATGTAAAGGCCCCGCTGGATTCCAAGTTGTACAGGCAGGCCATTGGAGTGGATCCTCCCCTGGATGCAATCTCCAGGAGCATAGAGATACTTGGAGCATCCTCCTGGGAAATAGAGTTTAGAACAACTCTTGTGCCTGGCTTCCTGGATGAGGCTCAAGTAATCCAGATGGCTTCCTTCTTGCCCCAGGGGGCAAGATATACGCTTCAGGGCTTCAAGCCAGGAAGGAGTCTGGATCCAGAGCTTGATAGCAAAAGAGAGTTTTCTCAAGAAGAACTCTCCAGGCTGACTAGGGAGGTGAAAAAGCTAAGGGTTGCTTGTGCTTGA
- the nrdD gene encoding anaerobic ribonucleoside-triphosphate reductase, with translation MIYSIQEAREALDRGMDTTDMALFVRTSSEDMKGWDRQRIVDALLRETRIDPETANEISLEVEELIRRSRIAVVTAPLIRELVDAKLIERGLEDARRMHTRLGVPLYDVEQLILHPNRENANVPHGPEATNLTLAERIKKEFALLRVFPQQVADAHMRGDIHLHDLGFMDRPYCSGQSLEYLKKFGLNLPNSLAMARPAKHPEVLLAHMVKFAAALQSHFAGAIGWDAVNLFFAPYLRGLSQREVEQLAQMLVFEFSQQAVARGGQAIFTDINLYWEVPKHFEKVPAIGPGGEFTGLTYGDYLPEAQRFVWAIFDVFKEGDGIGRPFFFPKPLVHMTEKFFRTPGHEEFLAHICDVAAEKGNTYFVFDRGETAKISECCRLSFKLQQSDLKDAQEPWRMRYCALQNVTLNLPRMAYQAKGEDEKLFSELSRKMELAVQAHLHKRAFIEKLLCLGESGPLGLLTMKQDGQPYLRLKRASYLIGMVGLNELVQAHLGQQMHESPEALRFGLKVIAHMKLQADKLSQKHGMHFVLEQTPAESTAYRFAKLDLDHFPTESARCVKGDLNKGHVYYTNSTYLNIGAAINPIQRVKLEGLFHPIIEAGALSHVWLGEHRPSAQSLANFVGKVFRWTQNDQIAFSPEFTACLDCGRTHRGLRDLCESCGSPRVEGITRITGYFSKTSSWNKGKLGELRDRYRQSLDESELQ, from the coding sequence ATGATCTACTCCATACAAGAGGCCAGGGAAGCCCTGGACAGGGGTATGGACACCACGGACATGGCTCTTTTTGTCAGGACCTCCAGCGAGGACATGAAAGGATGGGACCGTCAGAGGATAGTTGATGCGCTTCTTAGGGAAACCCGTATTGATCCCGAGACAGCCAATGAAATCAGCCTGGAGGTGGAAGAGCTCATCCGGCGCTCCCGTATAGCTGTGGTCACAGCTCCCCTCATAAGAGAGCTGGTGGATGCCAAACTAATAGAGCGGGGGTTGGAAGATGCCCGTCGCATGCACACCCGTCTGGGAGTTCCTCTGTATGACGTGGAGCAGCTCATCTTGCACCCCAACAGGGAAAACGCCAATGTGCCTCACGGGCCAGAGGCCACCAATCTGACCCTTGCCGAGAGGATCAAGAAGGAGTTTGCCCTGCTAAGGGTGTTTCCCCAGCAAGTGGCTGATGCACACATGCGGGGCGACATACACCTTCATGACCTGGGTTTCATGGACCGGCCTTACTGCTCTGGGCAGTCTCTGGAGTATCTAAAGAAGTTTGGCCTCAACCTGCCCAACTCCCTGGCCATGGCCAGGCCTGCCAAGCATCCTGAGGTGCTCTTGGCACACATGGTGAAATTTGCTGCTGCACTTCAGAGCCACTTTGCTGGGGCCATTGGCTGGGACGCAGTCAACCTTTTCTTCGCCCCATATTTGAGGGGCCTGAGCCAAAGAGAAGTTGAGCAACTGGCCCAGATGCTGGTCTTCGAATTCTCTCAGCAGGCCGTGGCCAGGGGTGGGCAGGCCATTTTCACTGATATAAACCTCTACTGGGAGGTGCCCAAACACTTCGAGAAAGTGCCTGCCATAGGGCCCGGAGGAGAGTTCACAGGTCTCACTTACGGAGACTACCTGCCTGAGGCTCAAAGATTTGTCTGGGCCATTTTTGACGTTTTCAAGGAAGGTGATGGCATAGGCAGGCCCTTTTTCTTCCCCAAGCCTCTGGTGCACATGACCGAGAAGTTCTTCCGTACCCCTGGGCATGAAGAGTTTCTAGCTCACATTTGCGATGTGGCAGCGGAGAAAGGAAACACCTATTTCGTGTTCGACCGGGGGGAGACTGCCAAGATCTCAGAGTGCTGCAGGCTCAGCTTCAAGCTCCAGCAGAGCGACCTCAAAGACGCCCAGGAGCCTTGGCGAATGCGTTATTGTGCTCTTCAAAATGTGACCCTGAATCTACCGCGCATGGCTTATCAGGCCAAAGGGGAAGATGAAAAGCTGTTTTCGGAGCTGAGCCGCAAAATGGAGCTGGCTGTGCAGGCTCATCTGCACAAGAGGGCCTTCATAGAGAAGTTGCTCTGTCTTGGAGAGAGTGGCCCCCTGGGGCTTCTGACCATGAAACAGGATGGCCAACCATATCTTAGATTGAAAAGGGCCTCTTACCTCATCGGTATGGTAGGTCTCAACGAGCTGGTGCAGGCTCATCTGGGTCAGCAAATGCACGAATCTCCTGAGGCCCTGCGCTTTGGTCTCAAGGTCATCGCACACATGAAACTCCAGGCTGACAAGTTGAGCCAGAAACATGGCATGCATTTTGTACTGGAGCAGACACCTGCCGAGAGCACAGCCTATAGATTTGCCAAACTGGACTTGGATCACTTCCCCACAGAGAGTGCCAGATGTGTCAAAGGGGATCTGAACAAGGGCCATGTTTACTATACCAACTCCACATATCTCAATATCGGCGCTGCCATCAACCCCATCCAGAGAGTGAAACTGGAAGGTCTGTTCCATCCCATAATAGAGGCAGGGGCCTTGAGCCATGTGTGGCTGGGGGAGCACAGGCCTTCGGCTCAATCCCTGGCCAATTTCGTGGGCAAGGTGTTCCGCTGGACCCAAAACGACCAGATAGCCTTCAGCCCGGAGTTCACAGCCTGTTTGGACTGCGGCCGAACCCACAGGGGTCTCAGGGATCTGTGTGAATCTTGCGGCTCTCCAAGGGTAGAGGGTATCACAAGGATAACCGGATACTTCAGCAAGACTTCCAGCTGGAACAAGGGAAAGCTGGGTGAGCTAAGAGATCGGTACAGGCAAAGCCTGGATGAATCTGAGCTTCAATAA
- a CDS encoding PAS domain-containing protein, whose product MPFSNMGLKWRLLIPILTLSFLGTTALVFVAHRSQQILVAQSEKALLEGHYGRLLQSLDAMRTQASALAWAMAQDPHVGELLGLEDRDGLMLHLNPLYQKLRSRLGVTQIHLHRPPGISFLRVHSPDRYGDVLSDSRRELLSVFQSGEEASGLVEGATGYSMRAVVPVDLDGQRLGTLEVGLSLEVALFGDFKKKWACDITVHLPPPQANKQGLILASTLESPQPMGQEDFQRLASKRTASIMIPLPQRHDVSAVVGPILGPSGLPVALVEIRVSRIAVLQIMERYLRQMLLVELVGLLAAFILVWLVVERFLRPIRGMVKAATEIASGERVHMDPGGQNELGQLARALRSMVGYLEASRERTRDYARNLEKEVEERTQQLRTSEERYRNLLQRLPLVVYQMTGERILKFSSAFSKELLGMAPEELLSQPHGWDHLILPEERQRVLCGFSEAVSKGVPWAQEYRLRTPQGRILLVREQATPLKDEQGQTYAMEGILSDITLQKQVQDMTLQTEQLKTLGEISARLAHEIRNPLTSVGGLSRRLLKELGEGHQARNLAQAIVQEVQRLETVLHMILAYIQPVEVELSPGDPGVMLRKILQDLAPEFQSRGRRLLWEIPEELPLILMDSRNLPRALESLLRRPLFHMEEDGEFFLCLNPEHERLVMRLRYRAPSLGLDDLEHFFYPFLAQETPDPCMLELPVARTILYKHGALVKVGPGSATGEVIIELSFPAAR is encoded by the coding sequence ATGCCCTTTAGTAACATGGGTTTGAAGTGGAGGCTCTTGATTCCCATCCTTACCCTTTCCTTCTTGGGGACAACTGCCTTGGTTTTTGTGGCGCACAGATCCCAACAAATTCTTGTGGCCCAGTCAGAAAAGGCCCTTCTGGAAGGGCACTACGGCAGGTTACTACAGAGTTTGGATGCCATGCGAACCCAGGCCTCGGCCCTGGCTTGGGCCATGGCCCAAGACCCCCATGTGGGAGAACTTCTGGGCCTGGAGGATCGAGATGGACTTATGCTTCATCTGAATCCCTTGTATCAAAAATTGCGTTCCCGCCTCGGGGTGACTCAGATCCATTTGCACAGGCCCCCTGGTATTTCTTTCCTGAGGGTTCACTCCCCGGATCGTTACGGAGATGTCTTGTCTGATTCAAGAAGGGAACTACTAAGTGTCTTCCAAAGCGGTGAAGAGGCAAGCGGACTGGTGGAAGGTGCCACAGGTTACAGTATGAGGGCTGTGGTGCCAGTGGATCTTGATGGCCAAAGGCTGGGCACCCTGGAAGTGGGCCTCTCCCTTGAAGTTGCTCTATTCGGGGATTTCAAGAAGAAATGGGCATGCGATATTACGGTTCACTTGCCTCCTCCCCAAGCAAACAAGCAAGGCCTCATCCTGGCCTCCACCCTGGAATCGCCCCAACCCATGGGCCAGGAAGACTTCCAGAGGCTGGCTTCTAAAAGAACTGCATCAATCATGATCCCATTGCCACAAAGGCATGATGTTTCGGCTGTGGTGGGGCCCATTCTTGGACCAAGCGGTCTTCCAGTAGCCTTGGTGGAGATTCGAGTTTCGCGCATTGCTGTGTTGCAGATCATGGAAAGGTATCTCAGGCAGATGCTCTTGGTGGAGCTGGTGGGACTTCTTGCAGCGTTTATACTTGTTTGGTTGGTGGTGGAGAGGTTTCTGAGGCCCATTAGGGGAATGGTTAAAGCAGCCACCGAGATAGCATCTGGAGAAAGGGTCCACATGGATCCTGGAGGCCAAAACGAGTTGGGACAGCTGGCAAGGGCGCTTAGGAGCATGGTGGGTTATCTGGAGGCCTCCAGAGAGCGTACCAGAGACTATGCCCGCAATCTGGAAAAGGAGGTGGAAGAGCGCACCCAGCAACTCAGGACCTCAGAGGAACGCTATCGGAATCTGCTCCAAAGGCTACCCCTGGTGGTGTATCAGATGACCGGGGAAAGGATCCTTAAGTTCTCCAGCGCCTTTTCCAAAGAACTTCTAGGCATGGCCCCAGAGGAGCTTCTCAGCCAGCCCCACGGGTGGGACCATCTGATTCTGCCTGAAGAAAGGCAAAGGGTTCTTTGCGGTTTTTCCGAGGCCGTATCCAAGGGGGTGCCCTGGGCGCAAGAGTACAGGCTTAGGACACCCCAAGGCAGAATCTTGCTGGTTAGGGAACAGGCAACACCTCTCAAGGATGAACAGGGCCAAACTTATGCGATGGAGGGAATCCTCTCAGACATAACCCTACAAAAGCAAGTTCAAGACATGACCCTGCAGACAGAGCAGCTCAAGACCCTTGGGGAAATCTCTGCACGGCTGGCCCACGAGATCAGAAATCCCCTCACCTCCGTAGGAGGCCTTTCCCGCAGGCTCCTCAAGGAGTTAGGAGAGGGCCATCAAGCCAGAAACTTGGCTCAAGCCATAGTGCAAGAAGTACAGAGGCTGGAGACAGTTCTTCACATGATCTTGGCCTACATCCAGCCAGTGGAAGTGGAGCTCTCTCCAGGTGACCCAGGAGTCATGTTAAGGAAAATATTGCAGGACCTGGCCCCTGAGTTCCAATCCCGCGGCAGGAGGCTCTTGTGGGAAATCCCAGAAGAATTGCCCCTTATTCTCATGGATTCAAGGAATCTGCCCCGCGCCCTGGAGAGCCTCTTGCGAAGGCCCCTTTTCCACATGGAGGAAGACGGCGAATTTTTCCTTTGCCTAAACCCTGAACATGAAAGGCTTGTCATGAGACTTCGCTACCGGGCACCCTCTTTGGGATTGGACGATTTGGAGCATTTCTTCTATCCTTTTCTGGCTCAGGAAACCCCTGATCCCTGCATGCTGGAGCTACCCGTGGCCAGGACCATCCTTTACAAACATGGGGCCCTGGTAAAAGTAGGCCCTGGCTCGGCCACTGGAGAAGTGATAATAGAACTGAGCTTTCCCGCAGCCCGTTGA